A stretch of DNA from Electrophorus electricus isolate fEleEle1 chromosome 18, fEleEle1.pri, whole genome shotgun sequence:
acttcagcaatctccttagatgtatgccaataataacaacaacatcttttccatgaccacaggatgtgtctttcgacatggttgtttaacaaacgcgaagctactcactgcatcagttaggatTAAGTAacgttgccagctgaaacatcacccatgcagtaattacgCAATGGGAGGCTTTTACCTATtggcttagttaaatccaggtggtgaccttgtAGTTTTACTCCGCAAGTTCCAAGCAAAATCAATTCAGTTTGGCAGGAAAATACCACACTGTTTGAGAGCAAACAAGGCCAGTTAAACAGCATGGGGGTACTTTTTCCCTTTAAAGAAACCATTCTGCACAAATGGCTCCTAATTCTAATATGGCTTTGAGTTAAATTAAATTCTGGGTGATTAGAAAACGGACTATATTAGATGCATCTCCAGAGAGTAAAattctcttatttttatttcagatttaatttCTATCTGTATCCTTTCAAATTTTCCACCAAAATTTAAATCAATGTgcatctttaaaataaaaataacatatgtaaggaacaaaattattttagtctatgcattacatttaaaatcctTGTGCTGGGGGGGAGAGAAGAACCCAAACAAATAGCTAAAGGAATCTGTTTAatagtcttttaaaaaaaaaacaaaaaaaaaaaaaacacttttctctcagacatcacacattttttataagagcattctttttatataaatgaagGTTTAATCACccctgttagaaactggttcaaagtgaccagtcctttaGGTTcaatctcctccaagttaccctctgtAGCTGGATCAATCTGGGAAAGTCAAGAGACAGTGACAccagggtagtgaatcaagagagttccactttattgaggaaagcacagtgtgtgtaattttatattatatataaaaaatgtcctatatctactatccaatctacaggatgacaggGAAAAgcgaggcatgttctaagggtctatgagaaaggaaagaagcgagtttagatgttctctgcatgaacgagccacagagacagacagagacagagagacagagagaccttgcgttgggtgcctggagacagaaaggctccagcaTCCAACACCATCTACAATCGAAAAGCATACAGACTTCACTTAGTTGCAATGGAGGAAAGAGCCTGTGGGTTTAAGTAGCCCTGGTGAGACTGGGAACACTGGGTGGGTTGTCAGCAGGGCCATAACAGGAACTATAAACTGCTGCATGTACTTAGGACATTCCCATAAATTGCACTCATTTGTCACATATACCAGTCCATTGTGGTATATCTACCAAACATAAGAGTGTAGTTTAGATTTTTGATTTCCGAAATCAGCCATGAGTCTAGTCACACCCCTGACCTTgaattaaaaagtaaatgatAAAACAGGGTACTTTAATATTGCTCTAAATTTCCGTCCTGAACTGTAGAGTGGCGTTCTTCATCATCTGTTTGTAGTGTTCATCAAACTGCTCATTCTGAGCCACAGTGAAGTGATTCTTCCAGTCCCCGACCTTCCCTAAGATGCGTCAACATACAGGAAAGGAAGAGGGGTCATAAAGCGCAAACGTAACACTTCACAAACATCCTTTACTCCTTTTCTGTCTACCTGACGGCCGGTCTTAACTCACCTTTACGCATGAACTGAGAGATACTGAAGTCCAGTGTCGTGTCATCTTCCAAGTTGGTCAGCGGATTGGCCTTCATAACATCAAACTGAACAGCTCCTCTAATTTTCTCCCTCTCGTCTTCTGACGGGGACAAACCGAGAAAGGAGCAAAGGCCCCTTATCTCACGCCCAGTGTCCTGAAgcaccaaaaccaaaaatgctgccaataaacatttatacttGATACTTCTGTGatgttaaatttgttttaattaattacatttttttttaaaaaaaaaggaactatactgaataaacatttatttgttaactCATTCAAGAGTTCATTCGTTTTGCAAATTTCATTTGTTACTGTACCAAATCCACTGACTaggttgtaaatgtaaaggcaAAATGGGGACCCAACCACGTGTCATCTGAAATCTGACAACAGCATGCGAGTCTCACCTCCACCAGATCCTCAAAGAACATGTAGTGTATATTGGAGTACATCTGCTTTTTCTCCCACCACCCACATACATGGTCATACCAGGAGCCAAACACCACTGATGGAATTTTAAAGGCAAAGTAAATGAGGAGATTTTTGGCCAGAAAAAGGAGTCAGTATTTTACAcagttcaaatatttgaaaaggTGGTTTGTTCAcatgtagttttaaaaaaatgtagtgATTGTGCATATGGAGTGAAATGTATCAGATTCACTTGTTCATGCATACAGTTGCTGATTCAGTGACTCACTCTTTCCATCCTTGAATCTCTGCAGAAAACTCTTCCAGTCTCCTGGCTCTGGCTGTATCTTTTCTGTGCAGTCAAAGTGGAAGTAGGAAACAACGTTGTCTTTGGCATTGCGAGCAACATACACAATCTGTAGATAAAAGGGACAGTACATACCCACAGATTATCATGAATCAAACAGAGATGTTATATAAACCAAGGTGCATGATGTCAAATTTACTTCAGCTGAAAAGGAGAAGATTTTATTGCTATGACGCAGTATATTTGAATAGCTTCATGGgaacatatttcatataatgAGGCTTCTATTAAAGATTACTAAGTTCAAAAGGAGGTCCTGTGTTTCTTGGGAGGCCACCTCAGGAAGCCCTACATACTCTaccctgcagctctgctcccAGAAGGACTTGGGCATAAACTGAACAGGAAGGTGAGTTTTGATGATGCGAGGAGTAGTAGACAACATATCTGCCATCTCCGTACCTGTGTgaataaaaaattgtttttctttggaaaggagaaaaaaaaaagtgcaacacccccttatatttaaatattattttaatatttatgaatatatatatattcaaatatgttCTAGTTGGCATTTTTTTGCTCCTGACAAACGTTTCAATAATGTctgttcatttttgcttttgatctGATTTAAAGAAAAAGTATTGCATATCAGAATTATGCAGTAATAATTATGTTCGGTACTCTGACATGGACCTCACAAAAAATGGGCTGGTGAAGAACTTCTGAAATACTActttagaaacaaaaagatctATGATGAACATTCAGCATTACTTATGTAATGGCTCCAAACCTTTTGCTCCCTTATGTAACCTTGTGTTCTTAACATAAAAATCCAGCCCCTTTAACAACCTGATAAATGCAGTGTCAAACATGGATTACAGTAATTAGATGAGCAGCATACTGTAGGTTTCCTAATGACCTGGAGTATATAAAGATGGCATGAAGAACTCCAAAAAGGGTACTCTTTCATCAAGAGGAACAGTGTTCTCACGCTCTGCATCTGTCTGACGAAAATGCAACAGGTCTAGAATATAGGAGACCCAGGTGGTACCTGTCAGAGAGGCAGGGGGTCATTTAAAATCAGCTTTTAAAAATCTAACTCAAATCATACATCATATAATCATACAACATAATGCTGCAGTGTTAGTAAGTTTTAGAATTCTGACTTATTCAGGGACAGCCTTGCTTTCAGTAGACACATTAGGAATATAACCTATATTGTTCAGAGTGAAGTTCTTTACACAGAGACATGTCACCAATGACATTAAGAGGAGAGGAAATGACCCTGCTTTATAGATTGCTGTTAGGTGAACAAAAATGTTGGCAGAATTTATTTGACTGCACAACAAATGCGGCAGGGCATTTTTCCAACCAATAACCATGCTGCATACAACCTGACAAGAGCCAAACAATGCCCCTGGAGATGTAAACGGACGCAGTATAGCCGGCAGGGCATGCAGAGGAAACACCAGTGTCACTGACAAAGTTAATGATACCCTGCAACGCATCCTCTCATCCAGATCCCCTACTCCCCCACACTTATGCACACTCTGGCACAACTTGGGCAGGAACCCAACCTGCGTCATAGAATTAAACAATGTAGCAGACGTGCATACTCTAGACATGTGCGAACATACAATAAAGGAATAGGCGCATCTGTAGATGGGCCTAAAAGGTACGTTGTCTGTGGTCAGTGCGGCTTTTCTTCTTATCCCAAGGTTCGACTGGTTATGTCAGCATTTTGTTGGTAGAGAGAAGTCAGATTTGCCTGAGCGGTGGTAAAATGCTCAAGCCTCATATCAGAGATTAGCAGAGAGGCCAATTGATTAAAGTTCACcacagctaaataaataaatattttattatatatatatatatatataataaaatattgtattatatatatatatataataaaatattgtattatatatatataataaaatattttattatatatatataataaatattttattatatatatataataaatattttattatatatatatatatatatatatatatatatatatatatatatatatatatatatatatatatatatatatatatatatatatatatataaataaaaccacaacacaatttgtttgttctctttttttttttagcatgtgTGAAAGTCCGACACATGTAGGTACCTGATTTGGGGTAAGTGGCAACCACAATGTCATTAGGTCTGGCTTTAAAGTTCTGCACCTTTTCCCAGTTGTCTGTGAAATAATGTGTCATGTGGACACCATGGAAGTCAAACATCTCTGGGCGAGGCAGATCCATCTGtaacagaccaaaaaaaaaaaaaaagtgtatatataaaagtatttcTGAAGACTATACTGGTATTATATAACCAGGCATATCTGCTATCCTTCCCGTCAGTTTTCAAAGAAGTGGCAATAAAAACTGCTTTtcctttacacatacacacattcaattTCATTCATTCTAAAGGTTTTTAAATGAGTTCCAAACTTTTCCATAAGTAAATTAAATCAGAATTCGACACCACGCTCAAATAAGTTAATATCCTGGTAATGTCAGTTAGTGGTAATGTTAGCTAAACTCTAGTCTTATTTTAGGAAACACCCATTCTGACTTATGACCAGCAAGTCCAAATGTCAATAACCACGAATTTTTTTGGAAGTCTTTAAACAGCACCACAAGCAGATGGATTAGGCCAAAGATCCAGAGTGTTAGCACTATAAAAGACAGGTTTGGCCACTTGTGGAAACAAAATGATCTGGCTATATAACAGCACTGTGCCAAACATGACtataaaaatatctgaaatattaTGACATTGTACTCATTCACACCAGTGGATTCCCACAACTGGAGTTCATTAACTCCAACTTTAAAGCAACTGTGAAGTAagcaatgttttttaaaaaataatatgtcTAAATTACAACTACTCACCATTGCTCATTAGgacatcaaactaaaatatgGTTGTTCGGCATCATAGTAGAGCTACATAAGGGACAGTTTGCGGCACCCAATCCATGGAAAGATTATAATAAGTTATTTGAGGACTAGTTACTATTTTTCTTGACTGAAGTTCAATGTCAAATCAGTCATaagctttcatttttcatagccagtgtttttaaataatatctaATTTATGTAATCTATCTTTATAGCCTATTTTTAGAAATAGTCCTTTTGCCCTTTCTGCTTACGTTTATAGGCCTAAAGTATAGACTTTGAGGGACCTAGTGATTCACCTTAGTCTACCAAGGACTCAAACTATTACAAGCTACTGACACTTGATACTTGAAACCAATCGGTTTAATGGAAGTGAAATAACCACTTACCTGTTGCAAATGtggaatgagtgaatgaattgCAAGAAAAAGGCACTAGAGATCACTGAAAAGCCTTTAATCGTCGAATCACAAATAGGTTCTATTAAAGATTTTACGTTTTCGGCCTTTGTACCATAAAGGTTTTGTATTTTCACGCGCTTATGAAGGACCAAATCCCCCTATTATTTCACACTTTTTGGTATAAACCGAAGCTGCAGCCAATCGCGAGCCGGAACAATCAAGGCTGGTTCCCGTTCAAGGAGTGTGTTCATGAAGTCACCCATCGGTCAGCCCACAGTCTGTAGCAAGCTCTTTTCTCCGGATCGGAGACGATATCACGGAAACGGCGTCTTTTGGGAGATGAGAGGCCAATTAAGGGATGCTTTGCTTTTGCATTTCCCACTTAAACTAATTGTTTTAAAAGGCGTGACACCTGAATGTGTAATTGCAAGTAgacctttgtttttgttgcgaTGTAGTTACACACTTCCACTGTGTTATTTGTTTATGAGTACAGGTCTATAATTGAATTTACAGACTACTctcaacaaaataaataggtTGAATATGTGTCTGATAGTAATAATAGCCAGAGGAAAATTGAGCTGATTCACTGTTGTGAATTGTGttcaaaagaagaaaactgcAGTATGTAACAATTTCCCGAGTCGGGCCCTAGACGGCTGTGCAGCATGTCACCCACTAAACACAGTCACCTTTGTGCAGCATCCATTCTTTGCTTTGATTGCCACACCACGAGTTTGTGTGATGTTATCACAGTgtaggagaaagaaaaaaattgttttaagtCGTTCTAATATTAAAGCTGTAGAACACTTATTGGTTTAAAGATTTATGGGTTCCAAATGCATATTATTAAGAGCAAATATTACCAAACACTTATATAAAGGTATAAAGCTTGAGATTTTCCACCTTTGGGTTTGAGTGGTAAAAGCAGGGGTATCTTTCATGGAGTTCCACAGTTTTCAACTCCCTGGCCAATTTCTGAGCCATTAAATAGCTGGTCTGGATATGTTaatatatatgttaatgtgTGCTTGAGCAAGATGCCTCCCTGCCCTGTCTCTGGACCTGTATCTACCACCATGAGGTTGTCTGCCTTCCTGCCCATCTGTCACTGGATCACCACAAGGTCATTTGCTACTGCATGCCTGATGAAGGAAACCCTTGATCTTCCCAAATTGGCCATCCACCAGACCTGGCCCAGGACATTGATCCAATATTACCATGTCACACTTCAGAATTAGAGActataatgttaatataatCCCCCCACTTGATGTGATGATCATTATTCCcagttcacatttgtttttatcttttgttcATATCATCCATGTAATCATGTTGTctggtgttgaccagaggaggatgggtccccctttgagtcttggttcctcttggGATTTCTTCCTCTCAGCCTTATTTGGCTTGCTGTATTGAGGCTTGGACCCAGGcatatgtaaagctgctttttaacaacagtgctatataaataaattttgcttTGCTTACTGCTGGATTTAATTCACAGCCACATTAATACTCTTGGTCAGATAAACCATTAAGCAAAGCGCGGAATACCTGATTTAGGATAAGTGCCAATAAGGATGTCATCTGGTCTCACCTTGAAGTTCTAAACATTCTCCCAGTTCTTTGTGATGTTTAGCTATTACCAAAGAGGTGTCAGTGTGTCATTTAGTTTCTCTGCACCAAATTGTTAGATATTTGGCAATAATGAGTCAGGAAACTATATGAATCTTCATGTTCTCGATGTTTATTTTATCTTCAGGACACTAATCTAACATAGGCAGTCCAGTATACGTACACAGGAGAGAAGTCACTCTTAagtagagagagcaagagggagagagtggagagtggaggggagaTAAATCGTGGAATAGGTGGATTAAACCTCAGGCACCTCAATCCAGGGAATGTTTATCATTTCTTAACCTTGATGTGTTTCTCCACAGATATCACATTATATCATGGCACAGAATAGAATTAGAGGCAGAATTACAGAATTCCTAAGAATTTTTGAAGCACTTAGCATAAATCTTGAATTGCAGTTGTGGGGAGCCTTTATTCTCCATAGcaaatgactaccgccctgttgccctcacatcagtcgtgatgaagtgctttgaaaagctagtcagagatttcatcacatcttcactgccagcctccatggacccactgca
This window harbors:
- the LOC113584324 gene encoding cytosolic sulfotransferase 2-like, whose protein sequence is MDLPRPEMFDFHGVHMTHYFTDNWEKVQNFKARPNDIVVATYPKSGTTWVSYILDLLHFRQTDAERENTVPLDERVPFLEFFMPSLYTPGTEMADMLSTTPRIIKTHLPVQFMPKSFWEQSCRIVYVARNAKDNVVSYFHFDCTEKIQPEPGDWKSFLQRFKDGKMVFGSWYDHVCGWWEKKQMYSNIHYMFFEDLVEDTGREIRGLCSFLGLSPSEDEREKIRGAVQFDVMKANPLTNLEDDTTLDFSISQFMRKGKVGDWKNHFTVAQNEQFDEHYKQMMKNATLQFRTEI